Genomic DNA from Gossypium hirsutum isolate 1008001.06 chromosome A01, Gossypium_hirsutum_v2.1, whole genome shotgun sequence:
TTATTTATAACCCATATTAGACATCATTTTACAACCAAATTTTCAAGACTTAAGTACATAATTTATACAatacctaagtacatgccactttcaccAAAAGAGGGATTAAATTACCAAATTGTCTCTGAAGTTGGGATTGATCTGGATGATGGACCGAGACctttgacttctactaacctatgcatggaaacaaccgtacgctgagtatgtcTATACTCAatagtattaccataattcaaactataatagcaaataataatgtataaacatataaatatcaaacatataaaaatttattaatatatattaattcatactttaactttcaaattttcaacaataacaatTAATCAAATTGATATCACATATCATCAAACTATATTTGATCATCTCATGAACCTTTGGTTGATGTCTTTCATTTTCAGTCTccattcaattcataatttcaactttctcatttcttcaataaatcaatcaatcaatttcattcgttttatcatttcatttgcttacccctattaacaagactcgaaccttggcggatacacagattccaaccaaacacaccgaAATaatccacccaaacacaccagaataatccacccaaacacaccagaacaGCAATCAGTGCCTCTTCAGATagtccgaagaaatatagtgacttCAATGTTTCCTTGGCTAAGCCGAAAAATTTCCAAATTCtttctatcctatggcatgccaactatatctaactcagcccgactagttaataaggtattaaattttcatatttcaattcaatcactttctcatattttccatttaaatcattgtcaatttaatcacaattcaattcaatacaattttccactttccaatcAATATACTATCAAATATCTAGGCATAATCATACTTCAtctcaatttcattcatttcaatattgatacttaccttaaaattttacttaccatatacataaatttaaatataacatttaataaatagtagtttaaattatagtaatacaaactaTGATTTTCTCGTGTCTACTCCTcgataactttttcttttcctttttgagtcAATGCCTCTGGTTCTTTGCTAGCTAcgaaaattaaagtaatttacaCTATTAAAACAGtactaatttatattaaataattgaattttctaTTCAACTtcaactttaatttcaatttggtcctaactaaattcacttacttttctatctcaatccatactttatttctactcaatttcctACCAAATCCAACTTAACTATCTAATATTCATGAATATaccctaatttcaaatttctttcaatttagttcctctaacacaaaacttataacttactttacaatttaatccttttatcaattctaactagaaattctatcaatcaaacccctaattcaacaatttgtcCAACATGAATCATGTTCAAAAATCTAAGAACATTCGAACTTTCAActcaatttcaacaaaactttgtttttgttgtaaggcttcaaaaaaatcaaaattaaaagaaaatgacttaattgacttaccaaaatAAGCTCCAAACTTTAAAACCCTAGtttgtcctttttcttttctttttctcccttcCTTTCTCTGTTTCATTTgactctctctttctttttatgctttgtttcttttattgcttttatgttttatttactttattagttttataataatataataattattatttaattaataaatatctttatacttaaattataaataattatttattattttacaagtGTATAGATATATGCATTACACATGTATAATTTaatcaccatacacttgtctttattttaatttatttataatataaaaatcttataatataattaatatacaaatttattttacttattatttaagaaaatatataaatattttacaagtgtataaatacaaacattaaacatttattttatcatcaccatacatttggcataatttggtttattttcataatataatatttataataacttaatttaataatatattttataaatcatatataattatataattaaaatctaaagTATCTAAGATTTTTAGCATGGTTTGCCGCCTCATTTATGAGGATTGGCCTAATTGtccttttagtcctttttattttcttttaatttacaatttaatttttaccctttattcactttagtcccttttttttcttaattactcttaatcaagctaaattcacttaataaaaACCTAATTAGGCACACAACTAGGCTCataattatttctaaaaaatatttactaattCGGTTTGCTAAGACGAAGGCCCGAAAATgtactttttcgatgcccgtgaattttgggtcattacaaaacTTGCAAAAATCGCAAGTTCCATAATCATATCTGCAAAATCAGACCCTCCCCATCCAATCACTATCCACCGCTGCCTAAATCGATGTTGGTCCCTCCTCCACCCAACAAACATCTTACCGCCGAAGGAAACCTTCGTTGGCTAACAAGTGCGCTATTGTATTACCTTCCCGTTTTATGTGATGAAACTTGAAATGCTCGAAACCTAACATTAATCGTTTCACATCCCAAATAATGGAACTTATCATTGATCTGTCAATAACAACAACATTGAGCTTGAAGATGAGCACCGTTAAATCACCCTCCAGTATAACTTTTTGAAACCCTAAATCTTGAGCAAAACTAATAGCCCAAAAGTAAGCAAAGGCCTTCGATGTTAGCAAACAGGAGACGTTGTCCTGCAAGAAACAAGCTGAGCCCAAAATCAACCCAGCAGAATCCCAAACAATAACCCCAGTGCTGGCAACTTACAGATTCGCAAAGAACCCCGCAGCAAAATTAACACAAACTTAAGGACCAACAAGAGGCTTCCAAAGCATGGGCTCCATAGCCAAAACCCCACCCCTATTCGACGGAAGAAAGTTTAATTCGCATAGataccccaaaataattataagtagCGTCTGAACCGATTGATAAATTCCCTCATGAATGATTTTATTTCGAGAGATCCAAACAATCCATATGGTGAGAATAAAGAGCTATACATAGCGAGTGCCCTAAACAAATAATTGCCCAACCCAATTAATGGGTGTATCATCAGCAACTGGAACAAGATCCCAACTAATGCCCAAATTGTGCCAAATGTGCAGGATTCTAGGGCAATCCCGACAGACATGGAGGATGGTCTCGGGGCCACAACCACAACGAGGAAACATACGATTCGACCCAAGTTTGCGCTGATACAAGTTGACCTTTGTAGGTAGAAAATTATTAATGTAACGCTAACGTGTAATTCTCGTTATCTCGGGCACCTAAGGCCCCCATAGATGTTTATAAAGTAGGCGTGTATGTTGTGTAATATTAATGTAACAGTCATCATTTGTCCCCGAAAAGCCTCGCAACAGCAGCTTGTAGCCACTCTGGACCAAGTATTCACCATTATCCTCCAAGAACCGGCGCCACCGATCTAATAAATCATGCCCAGCCAACGGGAAACGCAGTATGGACCAGCCAAGTGGTTCAGAAAATGAAGTTCGTATTTACTCACTCTACCACTTGCTGCTAGCCATATCAATCAAATTTACAACTTTGCCAATTCTACTAACACAATCAATATTGATCTTACAGGGCTATGGACCAGGAAGCCAAGCATCATCCCATTCCGAGATGGAGCGCCCATTCTCCACCTGCCAACCACTTCCCATTTGGAGGGGACCTTTAGTAGCCTAGATACTACGCCAAACAAATAAAGGTTATTTCCCTAACCTTGCTTCCATAAAACTACAGCTAGGAAAGTATTTAGCTTTAAGCACACGCGACATTAAAGAATCCAGATTAGTCAGTAAGCGCCAGCCTTGCTTAGCCAATAACACAATATTAACCTTCGAGAGATCCTAAAACTCGAGCCCATTGACCTCTTTCAAAGCACACATGCCCTCCCAAGAACACTAATGAATCCCCTTCCTCGAGGCTAACTTTCCCTACCAATATCGACACATTAAGGCCTCCAAATCTTTGCAAAAAGAACTGGGAAGTAAAAAACAGGACATCGAATATAGCGAAATAGCTTGTAGGATTGATTTAATGAATACAACCTTACCACCTTACGAGAGGCACCGATTATACCAACTTCTAATTTTGCCAAAAAAAAGAGATCTTTAATAGCCTGAAACGCATACTTTTGTTATTCCCAACAACCACAGGCAACCCCAAATAATTCCCAGGATCCATAATACGAACACCCAACACTCCCTCAACAATAGCACATATACCATGGTCAACGTttgaactaaaataaataaaggatttGCCAAAATTGACTTGCTACCTGAAACACCGCTTATATTCCCATAAGATGGCCACTACGTTTTTTGCCCCCTCGGTAGAAACCATGCCATCCTTAACAAAGTCGAAAAGCCCTcactacaaaataaaaaaaataagggacTTAAAAGGTCTCCCTGACGAAGGCCACAATAGGGGATAATGGATTCTCTAGCCTCACCATTCACAACAACCGAATATCTGACAATCCGAACACATCACATAATCAACTCAACCCAATGCTCTTTGAAACCCAACCTGATCATAACTACCTGCACTAAATGCCGCTCCATTCTATCATAAGCCTTAATCATATAACATCACAATAAAATTACCTCGAAGGCCCCAACGTTTCTTTTGAAGGAATGCAATAATTCAAAAGCAACAATGACATTATTAGTGATCAATCTACCAAACCCTTCAAAGTTAATATTTGttgtttaaaatatgaaaaaaaaattatttttttttctttttgcaatttaaatgtagataaaaattttcattctttCAAAATACAAATTTTACTACACAATGAATGATTTAtctaaacaataaatattaactctattaaaaattaacttgactaaactttttaattcattttaatagtataaaaattaatttgatataattaatataataaaggGACCAACTAAGATGAGGGTTGTAAGGATGAAAAACAAATATCctcaaatttaatatatttgatacTTATTATTTGACcaagactaaaattttcaaattctaaaaacacaagattaaaaataacaaatatttatatccACAACTCAcaaaatttgaccatttttatttttctcgaaGCCGAATCTTGTCACCTTTTCCCAAAAATAATTTTGGCAGTAATAAAAGATTAAACTCTGGATTTTCGGCTAGTAAACTTTCATAGAGATGGTTTCTAAGGCATTTCTTCCAGGAAAACACTACTCATTTTGCTCTCCAATATGTCTTGAATTGCATTTGACCATTTGGCACTTACCATTCCTTGAAGAAAATAGAAGGAACAAAAGCATGAACTTAGGATTTAAAGAACATTTCAACTCATCACTCCACACTAATTCCGACATTTACTATTACCAATAAAACAACCAATATTTGTCGAAAAAGCTAAATTCTTACTAATTAAACGACCTAGATTACTTTAAAACACAAAACTGAATCAGAACTAAGTGTTCAGTGCTGGACAATCCAGTGAGAATGAAAACTGTAAACATGCAGAAGGGCAACTTCACCATACAATCTTCCATTAGAATTCAAAATTCATGGTCATAGTTAAACACCAACCACATTggtttctaaaattaaaatttaaaaaaaaaaaattcccacgTAGCGGATATACCAACACGAAAATTGATTAACACAGCCTTCGGCAACAGCTCTCTTAAAATTTCTCAGATGGCAACCGCAATCCTTCCAGCTACTTGGTCCAGATCACGCTGACCGTTTGATGTGATTCTCCTTCCACTGATAACACCACATAAAGATTAGTTTATCTTAATAGATAACAGAACTTGCTATCACAATATGATAAATGCCAAACAACTGTTCTGTTTACATAGTTTCTGAAACTTTATAATGAAACCCCTTTATATCATTATAACATTTTGAAATCTAACTTCCAAATCATTATGACAATTTCTTGTTTTTATCCTAAGAAATTAATATAAAGTTTCTTAAACAGATGAGTGCTTATGTACATGTTAAACATTACCTTCAGATGAATTTAAATCAGTgtatttgtttcttgttttagaAAAGAAGATATATGCTTCAACATTCTACATTTCACAATCCATTGTCATAAACCACATAACTACGCTACTCGTACTCGAGTGAATCCGTCATGGATATTTGCAACATTTTTAAGTTAAATATATTCAAACAATACATCTCTCTACCCAGTCTGCATGTCACAAATATTGAGCACATGTAGACAAATAAAGTATTTAAGAGTAACACTGGCTTAGATTATTACGGGGATTTCAAGTATACACCTACATGCTTCAAAAAAAACACATACTATAAGTAATTTTTTGAAACAATGGGTTAGAGAAGAATTGTCTATCTAACTTTCTGAATAAGGAATGATACAATCATGAATTGTTTCCTCGTTTACATTCGTTGTTAGGGGTGAACTATAATAATACCAAAAAACGAATAATTCCAGTAGCAatcatattattgaaaataaaaaaaaacaacaatggtAGTAAAGAAAACTCACCCTTTAGGATCAATATCAATGATGTTCACATTCTGCAATTGCTGAAGAATGTGACGGGCAACAGATCCACTACTCTTGCAGAAATGGCGTGGGCGACTTCCATTTCTCTTAGCCCCTCCATAAATCCTCCTAAAGGCACCAACACCTAGACCTCCCCTCAAGTATATCTTCCTTGCCATGGAAGCTACAAAAACAAGAGATAACGATGATTAGAGCATAAATATGCATACAATGCCGTATCAGCGTTGGCCTGACAAAGCTATAAAACACATACCAGCTCTGATATAGTACCAATCTGGATCGTAGGGAGGAAGTTCCTTGAGTTTACCAGTCTTCACAATATCAGTCCATGAAGGAAGCTcgatctattttttttttaaaaataagtcaGATTAAGGAAAATTAATCCTTTTTAAGTAAGAAAACAATCAAAGATATCCAAATTTGCAGGTAGAGCCCTTATACATGAAAATATTATATCCCtaagaaataaaatgaagaaaGCGAGAAAAGCAGAGCACCTTGCCGGAACGCTTGAGATGGGCGGCGTAAGCCTTGACGAAGTCATGAGGGGAAACGTCCTTAACAGTTCTGGCTGCCTCCATTTTCTCTGCTTATCTGACTGTCTGCTCCGTTTGCTGTTTGCGAAATAGGCTTGCAGCGGCACCAGACGGAGATAATATATATACAAGATTTCAAAGGAACTAGGGTTTATGCTGTATTTATAGTGCCTCTCTTTCGTCAATTACCAAAATAGCCCCCTCATGGGTCTGACTCAGATCCAAACCAAACCCATACATACCATACACATCCAAATCAGTAGTGTCCAATCCATGTATACACCCAAATCCCACCCAAACCAATATATTACTTCTAAATTCTTTCATTTATATCAACTATATTACCTCAATTatacctaaatatatatatataatttagttattaatatttttgagattatatttttaGTCACTTCATTATTAAATGGCTAACGAAGGCACTTTTTtaattggaataaaaaaaattagtccttatttttttatatttttttgctaATTTGATATTgattctataaaaaataatataatatttgaaattctttttaaaaatttataaaaatacattaaataaatcattaaataataaagtgagggaaaattatttttgaacCCTTCGAAATTTCTCTCTTTGTATTATCTGTTTAGAAATATTcaatatttattctttaaaaaacataaaactatattataaaaatattcaatacccattctttaaaaacatgaaaaaatagaAACATTAAGTAAAATTAATGGTCTTTGTTTTTTACCTCttctatttttttacaaaactttttcattataagaaaaggaaaaaaattggaaTATAGTTTGCTTTTACTATTtcgattttgaaaatgatttaaatgaattgaaattttgaattgagttcgaaaaagaaatttttgtaatatattttatatttttcgcTAAAAATAGCATTAGAGTCGATTTCACAAGTATCCGGGATATCAATTCTAGAATTTAAGGCTTATTCTACATCACCCAATTCATCATTTTCTTATTCTCTGACGTATTAATTCTTCAGCAACAATACTTTtgagattttgatatttttagaatttttatattgacttttttaatttttattgaacaattttgttttttatataaatttatatagaaTCAAAGTCAACTTGACAAAAAGAATAAAATGTGaagactaaaattattattataccaactAAAAAGCTGTCATCATTAGTCACTTAACAGTCAAGTgacagaaaaataattttgaaaactttagtaactgaattgtaacttttttttaattaagtgaccaaaacaaaaatttacccataattaAGTGACTAATGTTGTGGCTTACCCTAAATTCTTTAACTAAACAaatgtaacgcctcaaaattcTTATTCTTGTTTTTGCTAAAATGTTATATAATTGTGTATTTTCTTTAGTAGTTAAGTGTTTTagatgtgtgtgtgaggtcccaagttcaagcctggTAGTGGGcaaatttgttatttttggaattaagcccTATCTCTGTTTAGCGGGTTTATATTTagttatttgtaattttataatagaATGGGCCTATTGGTTTGGTGGTTAAAATGTGTGTTGGTCGACTataggtcttgtgtttgaatccttatATAAGCAATATTTTTGCTCTACACGTGTGGTGTAGTAGAGTCTGGTTGAAATTGAAATGCTGGAGTGTTTGAGTTGTGGGGTAGTGGGTGGTTGAGAGTATCAAATCAGTTTTgattctttttccaaattttccctATTTGACGTTTTTCTCTGTTACTCTCCCTCTTCACATTTTTTTCCCATTTCTTTTTCGGTTTTCTTTTCATTCTCGTTTGTCGCCGCCCCTTCCATTCCCTTGctgttatttttcttgttttgatCTCTTATTTACTTCCAAGTTTCTATGGATCGTTATACGGCTTTTGGGCTCGTTGTTGGTAATTTTggatttttactattataaacgTTCTGTGTTCTTTCTAAGAGGGTTTCCTTTTTGGTGTTAGGAGGTAATCAAGGAACGATAAATCGATCCCAAGTGACGAATTAAGCGCGAGGATTGCTCGTTTCGCTCGAAGGTAAGGGTTCTATTAAATTATTAGAAGTATGCCTTTCGACTGGATGTTGAATATTGATTTAAGAATTTTAATTTGGTGTTATTGTTCATTTTTAGTTGCTAAGGGCTTAGGAGTGCTTACGCATCAAAAACGTTATAGGTGTGTACTCGATTACATAGAAAACGAGGTTTTGGCGAAAGCTGAAAACCTCACTATCGACGCCGCACGGACGTGTGACATAACACGGGCTTGTTATCGATGAGGCCAGGCCGTGCGTACATGACATGGCTgtgtgatggccaggtaggccATGTACGACACACGGGCTAGActgatttgggccgtgtgggccacacgagcgtgtgggcccacataggtaaaccacacaggcgtgtgggattTTAGATCAGGCCGTGTAatccacacgaccaaggccaatttgggcattGTGGGCCATACCGGCGTGTGAACCCATACGggcaagccacatgggcatgtgagcccattttcactgaattgattgctaaggttgcacgggtcgcccaagtcgactgtgaacctactgtagggttggtaagcgtcacttagacccctaattgtgtGAACTGACtgattgatttatatatattgagcatgatgataatatgcatgtatattgaactggttatatgtactgatatCATGAAATGACATGTCATGAATTGCATGTTGCATTGTATGaggttgggttgattatatttggaggaagtgtgctGAAAGGCTCTTAACCCTAATATACTGGCAACTCAGCTacaaattactgttttgtgccgcatacgatactacctggagtgtagggatgggtgggttgatttaatccccatatggaatgtagggttggacggagatgatgtgtacaagctggttgggtaggactttgttactgaatactgcatgactgccactgatactgtgatgggctaagccctactgcatatttgatactgtactgaggtgggctaaggcctaaactgtTATTAatactgaaaaagggcttaggcccggGACTGTTTTAACTGTGCACTATGATTTACTTTGTTGTTttctatgggattacacactgagtttacgtaaactcacccctctctgtttaatgtgcacaggtaatccccagacttgatggATTAGTGCAGCAGAGGACTCGACGATGGCCACATGTATTTTTAAACCGATTTAATTTCAGTTAtggtatttatttcttaattattttctgggatatttttatgtaaattagACTTTTAGACTGTTTGTTTTTATTTCGAACTTTTAAGCTACAAACTCAACATAAAcctgattttattaaaaatgacgATTTTACTAAACGCGATTAGTTTTCCTCAAATGTCacgattttaaaagcttccgctacaAAGTCGGTTTTGTACGAGTcaaattaacaagaaaataagTTTGCAACTGTCGAAAGATAAATAAAGTCCAATAAACGAAAACGATTTTTAACTTGgataattcaattttcaaattccattccatgtgacatcgttagattcggccataacgtctaggccaggtttagggtgttacaaaaaattaATCAGTCAACTAGctcaaataaaaaatgactaaaaagtCTTTTTTTTACaaggtaaattatattattattagggtattattatctttttattttttatataaattaataacagTCCACATATGATTGGACTTAAACCAAGGAAACATggttttaaacattcaattttacCATTGATTCTTCATGTCGAGATTGGCcaagaacaacaacaacaacaacaagagATAGACTAACAGAAACAAAAAGATCTTGTTTTATTGAATGATTTTTAACATCGATAAGAGCTGAGTGTTTTCTATTTATACAAGAGTAGCTAGCAAGTCAGCCGATTCAATAGCTAAATAACAAAATTACCTAATTGAACTAACAACTTACTTCTTAACAAACTAACTACCAACTACCTAACTGCAACTGCTAGCTTATTTCTTAACATTCACCCATCATTTTCTGCTCTGGATATGTTTATTTCTGTTGAGAATTTTGAGTTCTGTCCTAAACATGGTAAAACATCCAGTTGAGAGATGCTTTGTGCGTAACGACCTAATAGTTACGGGTATCAGAAAGTGAGTTTTCAGGTCTCCTTTTTTCGAAAaatggactcgtaaatatttatagagtaattagtaaaaggactaaattgtttatagagtgaaagttaaattatagattaaagaaagttaaaagaactaaataaataattatgccaattgcataaaatgaggcggcataagtatttatttatctaaaaatttaaaattaaaatatatattataatattataatagtaaaaCTTAAAAgttaagtaaatatatatgtatatgtatatgtatatgtatatgtatatgtatatgtatatgtatatgtatatgtatatgtatatgtatatgtatatgtatatgtatatgtatatgtatatgtatatgtatatgtatatgtatatgtatatgtatattatattatatgttattataataactaaataaataaaagaaatgaaatagaaaagaaacaaaCAATAGGAACCAAACaaagaaggaagaaagaaaaagagaaagaaggagAATTAGGGTTTCAAGTGTTCAAAGCTCAATTGGTCAGTCAATTTAGtctcgtttcttgtaatttttatgtttttagaatcctagtattaatac
This window encodes:
- the LOC121229075 gene encoding 40S ribosomal protein S19-3, which gives rise to MEAARTVKDVSPHDFVKAYAAHLKRSGKIELPSWTDIVKTGKLKELPPYDPDWYYIRAASMARKIYLRGGLGVGAFRRIYGGAKRNGSRPRHFCKSSGSVARHILQQLQNVNIIDIDPKGGRRITSNGQRDLDQVAGRIAVAI